In a single window of the Bacillus sp. (in: firmicutes) genome:
- the mtaB gene encoding tRNA (N(6)-L-threonylcarbamoyladenosine(37)-C(2))-methylthiotransferase MtaB, with protein sequence MATVAFHTLGCKVNHYETEAIWQLFKKEGYERVDFEKTADVYVINTCTVTNTGDKKSRQVIRRAIRRNPDAVICVTGCYAQTSPAEIMAIPGVDIVVGTQDRTKMLEYIEQYKKERQPINAVRNIMKNRVYEELDVPAFTDRTRASLKIQEGCNNFCTFCIIPWARGLMRSRDPKEVIRQAQQLVDAGYKEIVLTGIHTGGYGEDMKDYNLAMLLRDIEEQVKGLKRLRISSIEASQLTDEVIEVIDRSNIIVRHLHIPLQSGSNTVLKRMRRKYTMEFFAERLTRLRQALPGLAVTSDVIVGFPGETEEEFMETYNFIKEHKFSELHVFPYSKRTGTPAARMENQIDEEVKNERVHRLIALSDQLAKEYASQFEGEVLEVIPEERYKEDPESGLYEGYTDNYLKIVFPATEDMVGKLVKVKITKAGYPYNEGKFVRVVDDVLETTKEAAI encoded by the coding sequence AGTAAACCATTACGAAACCGAAGCCATTTGGCAACTATTTAAAAAAGAAGGCTACGAACGCGTTGATTTTGAGAAAACAGCCGATGTTTATGTCATTAATACATGTACCGTAACGAATACGGGTGACAAAAAAAGCCGCCAAGTGATTCGTCGTGCAATTCGTCGCAATCCGGATGCGGTTATTTGCGTAACAGGTTGTTATGCGCAAACCTCCCCTGCTGAAATTATGGCAATTCCAGGGGTAGACATCGTCGTTGGTACGCAAGATCGGACGAAAATGTTAGAATACATTGAGCAATACAAAAAAGAACGTCAACCGATCAATGCGGTGCGCAACATCATGAAAAACCGTGTGTACGAAGAGTTAGACGTCCCTGCGTTTACCGACCGAACTCGAGCATCATTAAAAATTCAAGAGGGTTGCAATAACTTCTGTACGTTCTGTATTATCCCTTGGGCGCGTGGGTTAATGCGTTCTCGTGATCCGAAAGAAGTGATTCGTCAAGCACAACAATTGGTTGATGCTGGATATAAGGAAATCGTACTAACAGGTATTCATACGGGTGGATACGGTGAAGACATGAAAGATTACAACTTAGCTATGCTCCTTCGGGATATTGAGGAACAAGTAAAAGGATTAAAACGTCTACGTATCTCTTCCATTGAGGCAAGTCAGTTAACCGATGAAGTGATTGAAGTAATTGATCGTTCGAACATTATCGTTCGTCATTTACACATCCCACTTCAATCTGGATCTAATACCGTGTTAAAACGGATGCGCCGTAAATATACGATGGAATTTTTCGCGGAACGATTAACGCGGCTTCGTCAAGCTCTACCAGGATTAGCGGTTACATCCGATGTGATTGTTGGATTCCCTGGGGAAACGGAAGAAGAATTCATGGAAACTTACAATTTTATTAAAGAGCATAAGTTCTCTGAGCTTCACGTTTTCCCTTATTCAAAACGGACAGGAACACCAGCGGCTCGAATGGAAAATCAAATTGATGAAGAAGTGAAAAACGAGCGAGTTCACCGCTTAATTGCACTTTCTGATCAATTAGCAAAAGAATATGCTTCCCAGTTTGAAGGAGAAGTGTTAGAAGTCATTCCAGAAGAGCGTTATAAAGAAGATCCAGAAAGCGGTCTGTACGAAGGATATACCGATAACTACTTAAAAATTGTATTCCCAGCAACCGAAGACATGGTTGGGAAACTCGTTAAAGTAAAAATTACCAAAGCAGGATATCCTTATAATGAAGGAAAATTTGTACGTGTGGTGGATGATGTGTTAGAGACGACAAAGGAAGCGGCGATATAA